One region of Polaribacter pectinis genomic DNA includes:
- a CDS encoding DUF695 domain-containing protein, which yields MKFFKKLFSNKVDEKPIESYQDFWDWFLQYEEEFYSVIKKGGSNRIATDFFDKIAPKLDQLKEGIWYLTGMLDDNTADLILTADGEIKNFYIIEELIEVAPEIKGWKFRALKPKHKIENVGIEMAGFSFSSDNLSFYSNDLKDYPDEIDLTIIHDNYSEENKQDIINGTYIFIDNYLGELDSISIIDNIVFKKKEDAEKELIPIEKLESFINWRQKEFVEKYEGVRRNTGDDSYASLEGTLANGYKLVATVNTDLLNWDTKASHPWILRLELKYNGEENNGFPNEEMYQLLDKIEEEINLELKDADGYLNIGRETGNNLREVYFACREFRKPCKKVDKIIKKYADKIEADYEIYKDKYWRSFERFQN from the coding sequence ATGAAATTCTTTAAAAAACTATTTTCTAATAAAGTAGATGAAAAACCAATTGAATCTTATCAAGATTTTTGGGATTGGTTTTTACAATATGAAGAAGAATTTTATAGTGTTATTAAAAAAGGAGGAAGTAATCGAATAGCAACTGATTTTTTTGATAAAATTGCTCCAAAATTAGATCAGTTAAAAGAAGGAATTTGGTACTTAACAGGTATGTTAGATGATAATACTGCAGATTTGATTCTAACTGCTGATGGAGAAATTAAGAATTTTTACATTATTGAAGAACTTATTGAAGTTGCTCCAGAAATTAAAGGATGGAAATTTAGAGCCTTAAAACCAAAACATAAGATAGAAAATGTTGGAATTGAAATGGCAGGTTTTTCGTTTTCAAGTGATAATCTATCTTTTTATTCAAATGATTTAAAGGACTATCCAGATGAAATAGATCTTACAATTATTCATGATAATTATTCTGAAGAAAATAAACAAGATATTATAAATGGAACGTATATTTTTATTGATAATTACTTAGGAGAATTAGATTCAATTTCTATTATTGACAATATTGTTTTTAAGAAGAAAGAAGATGCTGAAAAAGAATTAATTCCGATTGAAAAATTAGAAAGTTTTATCAATTGGCGTCAAAAAGAATTTGTAGAAAAATACGAGGGAGTTAGAAGAAATACAGGTGATGATTCTTATGCAAGTTTAGAAGGAACATTAGCAAACGGATATAAATTAGTAGCAACTGTAAATACAGATCTTTTAAATTGGGATACTAAAGCTTCTCATCCTTGGATTTTAAGATTAGAACTAAAATATAATGGAGAAGAAAATAATGGTTTCCCTAATGAAGAAATGTATCAGCTTTTAGATAAAATTGAAGAAGAAATAAATCTCGAATTAAAAGATGCTGATGGTTATTTGAATATTGGTAGAGAAACAGGAAACAACTTAAGAGAGGTTTATTTTGCTTGTAGAGAATTTAGAAAACCTTGTAAAAAAGTTGATAAAATTATCAAGAAATATGCTGATAAAATTGAAGCAGATTACGAAATTTATAAAGACAAATATTGGCGTTCTTTTGAGCGATTTCAAAATTAA
- a CDS encoding aldo/keto reductase produces MKYTKLPNTDIKVSKICLGTMTWGNQNTQEEGFEQMDFALEQGVNFFDTAELYSVPASPETYGATEKIIGNWFKKSGNRDKVVLASKIAGVGDYTKHIREGGLNKKNIKEAIEGSLKRLQTDYIDLYQLHWPNRGVNVFGTRDFPTDAAKDETENYLEIIQTLNDLIQEGKIRQYGLSNETPWGTLKYLQTAEVNKLARPVTVQNSYSMIHRGYEVGMSEVSLREDIGLLAYSPLAQGVLSGKYLDGNKPEGARGTLFPRFVARYMGDGSLEAVKRYEAIAKKAGITLSEMSLAFVNQLPFLTSNIIGATKISQLKENIGSINIDLFEETLKEIEEVHKDIPNPAP; encoded by the coding sequence ATGAAATACACAAAACTCCCAAATACAGATATAAAAGTTAGTAAAATATGTTTAGGAACCATGACTTGGGGAAACCAAAATACCCAAGAAGAAGGTTTCGAACAAATGGATTTTGCTTTAGAACAAGGTGTTAATTTCTTTGATACTGCAGAATTATATTCTGTTCCTGCTTCTCCAGAAACGTATGGAGCAACAGAAAAAATTATCGGAAATTGGTTTAAAAAATCCGGAAATAGAGATAAAGTAGTTTTGGCAAGTAAAATTGCTGGTGTTGGAGATTACACAAAACACATTAGAGAAGGTGGTTTGAATAAGAAAAACATTAAAGAAGCAATTGAAGGAAGTCTAAAGCGTTTACAGACTGATTATATAGACTTATACCAATTGCATTGGCCAAATAGAGGTGTAAATGTTTTCGGTACAAGAGATTTTCCAACTGATGCTGCAAAAGATGAAACTGAAAATTATTTAGAAATTATTCAAACTTTAAATGATTTGATCCAAGAAGGAAAAATTAGACAATATGGTTTGTCTAACGAAACTCCTTGGGGAACTCTAAAATACCTACAAACTGCAGAAGTAAATAAATTGGCAAGACCAGTAACTGTCCAAAATTCATATTCTATGATTCATAGAGGTTATGAAGTTGGAATGAGTGAAGTTTCTTTAAGAGAGGATATTGGTTTATTAGCTTATTCTCCTTTGGCACAAGGTGTTTTGTCTGGAAAATATTTAGATGGTAACAAACCAGAAGGCGCAAGAGGAACTTTATTTCCACGTTTTGTTGCACGTTATATGGGTGATGGTTCTTTAGAAGCTGTAAAAAGATACGAAGCAATTGCAAAAAAAGCTGGAATTACATTATCGGAAATGTCTTTGGCGTTTGTAAATCAATTACCATTTTTAACAAGTAACATTATTGGAGCTACAAAAATTAGTCAATTAAAAGAAAATATTGGTAGCATTAACATCGATTTATTTGAAGAAACTTTAAAAGAAATTGAAGAAGTTCATAAAGATATTCCTAATCCTGCGCCATAA
- a CDS encoding phosphoglycerate kinase, giving the protein MKTLKDFNFENKKAIIRVDFNVPLNDKFEVTDTTRIQAAKSTIIDILEQGGSCVLMSHLGRPKGFQEEFSLKHIVKSVVDIIGCNVKFVEDCVGDKVEEAVANLEAGEILLLENLRYYPEETKGDVAFAEKLSKFGDIYVNDAFGTAHRAHASTTIIAQFFEGNKCFGNLLAREIESIDKVLNNSEKPVLAILGGAKVSSKITVIENILDKVDHLIIGGGMSFTFIKAQGGKIGNSICEDDKQELALDILKQAKAKGVEVHIPVDVVAADDFSNDANTQILDINQIPDGWEGVDAGPKSREIFDDVVNKCKTILWNGPLGVFEMESFAAGTIALGHSIDKATKNGAFSLVGGGDSVAAVKQFGFADKVSYVSTGGGAMLEMLEGKSLPGIEAILK; this is encoded by the coding sequence ATGAAAACACTAAAAGATTTTAATTTCGAAAATAAAAAAGCGATTATTCGTGTAGATTTTAACGTGCCTTTAAATGATAAATTTGAAGTAACAGATACTACTAGAATTCAAGCTGCAAAATCTACTATTATAGATATTTTAGAACAAGGAGGAAGCTGTGTATTAATGTCTCATTTAGGTCGTCCAAAAGGTTTTCAAGAAGAATTTTCTTTAAAGCACATTGTAAAATCGGTCGTAGATATTATTGGTTGCAACGTAAAATTTGTGGAAGATTGTGTTGGAGATAAAGTTGAAGAAGCAGTTGCTAATTTAGAAGCTGGAGAGATTTTATTATTAGAAAACTTACGTTATTATCCTGAAGAAACAAAAGGTGATGTTGCGTTTGCAGAGAAATTATCGAAATTCGGAGATATTTATGTAAATGATGCTTTTGGAACCGCTCACAGAGCACATGCATCTACAACAATTATTGCACAATTTTTTGAAGGTAATAAATGTTTCGGAAACTTATTAGCAAGAGAAATAGAAAGTATCGATAAGGTTTTAAACAATTCAGAAAAACCAGTATTGGCAATTTTAGGAGGAGCAAAAGTATCGTCTAAAATTACAGTAATCGAAAACATATTAGACAAAGTAGATCATTTAATTATTGGAGGTGGAATGAGTTTCACTTTTATAAAAGCACAAGGTGGAAAAATAGGAAATTCTATTTGTGAAGATGATAAACAAGAGTTGGCTTTAGATATTTTAAAGCAAGCAAAAGCAAAAGGAGTAGAAGTTCATATTCCTGTAGACGTTGTTGCTGCAGACGATTTTTCTAACGATGCAAATACACAGATTTTAGACATTAATCAGATTCCTGATGGTTGGGAAGGAGTTGATGCTGGACCAAAATCAAGAGAGATTTTTGATGATGTTGTAAACAAGTGTAAAACGATTTTATGGAATGGACCTTTAGGTGTTTTTGAAATGGAATCTTTTGCTGCAGGTACAATTGCTTTAGGACATTCAATAGACAAAGCGACTAAAAATGGTGCATTTTCTTTAGTTGGTGGTGGAGATTCTGTTGCAGCAGTTAAACAATTTGGTTTTGCAGATAAAGTAAGCTACGTTTCTACTGGTGGAGGAGCTATGTTAGAAATGTTAGAGGGAAAAAGTTTACCTGGAATTGAGGCAATTTTAAAATAA
- a CDS encoding ATP-binding protein has translation MLFNQIIGQEHIKNHLQVSAENGRIPHAQLFVGKEGSGTLPMAIAYAQFLLCNFSDNAEACNIKCNKLQHPDLHFAFPVTTSDSVKKHPISNLYLEEWRDFLSVQPYASLFNWLQHIGVENKQGNIGVDEAEDVVKKLKLKSYEGGFKVMIIWMAEKMNIAAANKLLKLIEEPPNKTVFILITENEEQIINTIKSRCQALHFPVLAEQDIAKALVERENCSESEAATIAHQAEGNYNKAIHLLHNDSSDLVFEEWFIAWIRTAFRAKGNASVVQQLISWSDTIAKTGRETQKRFLEYCLQFFRQALLLNYKSDQLVFMETKTGFDLSKFAPFVHAGNILEIEKELNDAMYHIERNGNAKIILLDLSMKLTRFLHKKEETV, from the coding sequence ATGCTTTTCAACCAAATTATAGGTCAAGAACATATTAAAAACCACTTGCAAGTTTCTGCGGAAAATGGTAGAATTCCGCATGCGCAATTGTTTGTAGGAAAAGAAGGAAGTGGAACTTTGCCAATGGCAATTGCCTATGCACAGTTTTTATTATGTAATTTTTCTGATAATGCTGAAGCTTGTAACATCAAGTGTAATAAATTGCAACATCCAGATTTGCATTTTGCGTTTCCTGTAACCACAAGCGATAGCGTAAAAAAACATCCTATAAGTAATTTGTATTTAGAAGAATGGAGAGATTTCTTAAGCGTACAACCTTATGCTAGTTTATTTAATTGGTTGCAACATATTGGCGTAGAAAATAAACAAGGAAATATTGGAGTTGATGAAGCTGAAGATGTTGTAAAAAAGCTAAAACTAAAATCTTACGAAGGTGGTTTTAAAGTGATGATTATTTGGATGGCAGAAAAAATGAACATTGCTGCTGCCAACAAATTATTAAAACTGATTGAAGAACCGCCAAACAAAACTGTTTTCATTTTAATAACAGAAAATGAAGAGCAGATTATAAATACCATAAAATCACGTTGTCAAGCGTTACATTTCCCTGTTTTAGCAGAACAAGATATTGCAAAAGCTTTGGTAGAAAGAGAAAATTGCTCGGAAAGTGAAGCTGCTACAATTGCGCATCAAGCTGAAGGAAATTACAACAAAGCCATCCATTTATTACACAACGATTCTTCTGATTTGGTTTTCGAAGAATGGTTTATTGCTTGGATTAGAACTGCTTTTAGAGCCAAAGGAAATGCTTCTGTGGTACAACAATTAATTTCTTGGTCGGACACGATTGCAAAAACCGGACGTGAAACTCAAAAACGTTTTTTAGAATATTGTTTACAATTTTTTAGACAAGCTTTATTATTAAACTACAAGTCTGATCAGTTGGTTTTTATGGAAACAAAAACAGGTTTCGATTTGTCTAAATTTGCACCTTTTGTACATGCTGGAAATATTTTGGAGATAGAAAAAGAACTAAATGATGCCATGTATCACATTGAAAGAAATGGAAATGCAAAAATTATTTTGTTAGATTTATCAATGAAATTAACGAGGTTTCTTCATAAAAAAGAAGAAACAGTTTAA
- a CDS encoding YciI family protein: MKQFMMIFIGEDYADLGLSPEEMQNRMGKWFAWSQKMDAAGIKHEGEALTSKIRRISGVERTAKDIASTELKEIVGGYYTVSAKDFDAVEEIAKDFPDYDLGSYVEIREVMVFDH, translated from the coding sequence ATGAAACAATTTATGATGATTTTTATCGGCGAAGATTATGCTGATTTAGGGCTTTCTCCAGAAGAAATGCAAAACAGAATGGGAAAATGGTTTGCTTGGAGCCAGAAAATGGATGCTGCAGGAATTAAACATGAAGGTGAAGCCTTAACTTCCAAAATAAGACGTATTTCTGGTGTTGAAAGAACAGCTAAAGACATTGCATCTACAGAATTGAAAGAAATTGTTGGTGGTTATTACACAGTTTCTGCCAAAGATTTTGATGCAGTTGAAGAAATTGCCAAAGATTTTCCAGATTACGATTTAGGCTCTTATGTAGAAATTAGAGAAGTTATGGTATTTGATCATTAA